The Rosa rugosa chromosome 1, drRosRugo1.1, whole genome shotgun sequence genomic sequence AGTTATAGTTGAGtaaccatttgtggaattctctcataaaaatatataaactaaTACTGAGAGGAGAAAAAAACCCTAAGTGACAGCTTCAAGTTCTACTCCAATGAACCCAGgcataagaagaagaaagaaaagtttcactaataccaaaaaaaggaaaagaaacctAGCTAATCTCAGACTAACATTCTTATCCTCACGATGGTGCTATCAGTGTTTCTTTGAGCAATGTTCCTTCAATAAAAGAACATAAGTAGGGTTCTTGAAGtgacccaaaatggtctcggcACAATCATCATCAGCTTCCCTAATGGCCTTGCAGCAATCTTCTCCAATATTGAGTTTGCGATGCCAATAAGATGCATAGATCTGCTTCAGACAAGTACCCCTTGCGGTGTGGAAAGCAGCAATGCACTTGTTCAACTTAGCGCGCTCCTATTGCTGCGGAGGTAGCTTCGGAGGCTGTGCAGCAGTAGCATCAGAAGCAGCCAAGAATAGGGCTGCACAAGCAAGGAAGAGTAGCACAGCAGCAACtcctttcttcatttttgttttctatAAACAAGGTGATCAAAAAGTTAATGAGAATTGTGAAAGATGCGAGGGGATGTGAACTTTGGGGAGCTATATATAGGCATGTACAAGAAGATTTGCTAACTATCTCAGATGTTCCACTGAGGCGGTTTGTTGTTATCCAAATTGTTTCTTAGAATTTCGATGGTTATCGTAAGGAAGAGATGGACTCTTAATGTTATCGGGTATTACTGCTTAAGGTTTGCATGGTTATCTTTTCCATCGATCTGTAAATAAACCACAAATATATCAGCTATTATAGTGCTGGGATCAGATTGTGCTCAAGTACGACGTCTCCTTTCAGAAGAGGAATTTGAATTGGAATCCTCCACACTGTTTGTTAAAATCTCCACTATTATCTTTTAGCAATAGAGTAAGAAACTTGCGTATGCTGGTGCACTTTAGCTCTACAAATTGATTTGTTACTTAGCCAAAAGTCTATTATGCATTTGCTTATCCTTCAAGGACAATTAGAACAATCTCATCCCACTTCCTTCACTATGGAGTTCTTACTGGGATCAGTGCATACATTGGTTGGGGGAAGGTCGTTTACAGTTAATGTGGTATCGATCATCACCCAAGTAAAAAGATAGAACTACCGATGTCTAAAAGAAATTCACTTGCCAGCAAATGTCAACAAGTTCAATTTCCAGTTAATGTCAGCCGAGGCCTAACAGTTCTTATTTGATGGGGAGGTTTTGTAATGCCATTTCTCTCTGCTAAACAGTTGAATGGTATAAAATAAGTCCAAGCTTTATCTTTACTGGTTATAATGGAAAGTAATTCCAGACCTTTACTTATTTAGCTTGGTAATAGTACCCAAGATGCTTCTTTAATTGTAACCAAAAAACGATGCTTCTTTAATCCTTCTTGATATAGGGAATCCCAAGTAAGACCAAATCATCTTACAGTACCCATCATGCTCCAGTAAAATGGTGAAACTGGAAAACAGAACCACAAGAATACTGAATATATCACAACTGCTAGTAGATGCTAGGAGAATAACGAAACCAAATAGACTAAACAACAGGGAACAACTATATTAGTTTTCATAGTACTTTTGTTGTTCTTTTGCCCTCTTTCGAGCTAGAAACCGCTCCTTTGCTGCAGCCACCGCATCTTCACCTCTTTTGTGATGATTAACCTTTGGTTGATCTGCTGGCTGCTGTTCAGCTGACAATTTTTCCTGTGCTGATGTGTTTGAAGCTGGCTTCTCGTCAGAGGGTTCAACAGTCTCAGACATAGTTGTATTTTCACCTTCATCCCCCTCCCTCACCCTTGGAGACTCCAATGGCATTGGTGCTCCAGCTATTTCTCCCTCGTCAAGTTTTGCCAGTTTCTTTAATTCGAACTGTTTCTCTGGCTCACTTACTTCAGCCTGCTTCTCTAGCTTCGTTAATTCAGCCTGCTTCTCTTTCCTTAATTTGGCGTCTTCTGCACCAAACGCAACATTTTTTTCAAGGTTGAAGTAAAATTCACTCAAATCCGTCTTCTTTGTAACATCATCTTTCTCCTCCCGAAGTTGACGAAGTCGGTCTTCCTCCATCCATTTTGCCTGCTCTGCAAGTTTCTTTTTGTAAGCCTTTGTGACAAATTTATCCTTGTCTGCATACAGGTGATCTTCTTGACTTCGCTCTTTTGCAAGCTTTCTTTCAAATGATATCTCATGCTCTCGATTTCGTTCTTCTGCTTTTTTCATTAACTGCTGAATATATCTTGACTTTCTCTCTTGGTGATCTTGTGCCCGAGGTTGTATCGCTTTCTGTTTCATATCATCATAAACTCCATCATAGTCGAACACCGATGGGTCCTGCTCCAGCGCTTTCCTCTGCTGCTCCTCAATATCCCTGAGTGACTTGTTCTTGGTAGCATGTCGAGAAATTTCCCTCTCAACGTCATTGTCATCATCATCGCCAAAACCAACAGGTTTACGAAGAGGAGGCCTAGGGGGCTGCTTCTTCTGCTGTGGCCTTAGGTTCAACCCATACTtgctcattcttcttcttccttcttgtaCGGCGAGTCCAGTCAGTAGAGTAGGAGGCCCTGCATCCAAGTTCCAATACACAAGCATTTATTAGTGTAAAGTAACTTTATATATGCAGTTATAAACTAAAAGTATGAAGATTATAAAACAATGTCCACATCAAAGTTTAAACTCTTGCTACTTGAAGAAATTTACTCTGTTTGTTTTGTTACATTAACTGGTGTTGTAATAACTGAAATTACTTCTGTCAAGCTTAAACACTTGAATGTCGTGTAAGGCAACAATATAGTGAATCTTTCTCATTTGCACCCTCTCTGCCTTGATGAAGCTTCTATTGCTGATTATTGGTGCATTTTAACTGGAATGTGTTATATACCTACTTCTAATGTTTTTTTCGCTTCTAATAATTGGAGAAACATAACCCTTAGTAAATCTATAAAACTATTACTATATCTCAAATGACAAGACAAAAAGAACAAAGCCACCAACAACAGAAAGCACCAAAGAAAAGTACTGAAATCAACTGAGAACCAGTTAGCAAGAATAAGATGTAAACTGGACTGAAAGAACCTAGAGAGGATCAACTTACGCTCGAAGCAAAATGGACTTGGGAAAAATACCTAGCATCCTAAACAATCAACCTAATATAGCATCAATATCCTTGTTCGTAGCTTGAGAGTCAAATGTTCCTCTCTACCCCTTTCTCAGACATAAGTGTCCAAAGTCAGTATTAACATCCTCACCTAACACATCCTTCGACTTGGCCTATGTTTCCCCCCTTCTGCTATTACATTATGTTTTAAACTGATTATAAACCAACCCAATAATTAGGGCTTCAACCTGTGAAGAACCCCTCTATCTAAACCAACCCAAGTTTCAAACTTTTTAACAGTAATAGTTCCAAATTAAGCACAATTTTTCTGGGTCTCAAATTTCAAAGACGAATTTCACCAAAACAATACACAAATCAAAGTTCACAGCgtatatcaaaatcaaaattcccAGATCAAAATTTCACAGAAATTAAAGAACCAGAAATTGGGTATGTAattgaatcaaaaaaaaaaaattcgaataagataagaaaaatgaaagaaaaactcACTTTCTTGAATGATTATGGCTTCTTCCGACCAAGAACCAGAGACTGAAATCAGGTTCATGGATTCCCCTTCATCTTATTTCAACCCAAATCGAATCTGGTTTTCCTAATGGGCCTGGTACTGACCCGACCCAACTAAACCCGCCACGTAGGACAACGTTACGGGAGGGCAGTTTCGGAAACACGGGGCAAAAATAGAGTCGTACTTTAAGATGTGGAAATCTCTCATATCCCCTCacaaactctaaaaaaaaaaaagaaactcgaagaaattgaaaccctagaaagaaaaaagaagaaggaaaaatccCCAAAATTTCAGAGAGgaacaatttcaatttcgattTCAAACCAAACCAGAAAGAAAAGCAATTTGATTTTTCGTTTCCGCTTTGCCTTTCTCTCACATATTTGATttacaattttctttctttttttttgttttgttctgtTCTGTTTTGGTTTGTTTTCAGGGGAAAGATTAATTAGAGTTGGAGTGGTGATAGGGGATATTGtagaatcatcatcatcatcatctgtttttttctgggttttgtgttgGTGCTGGTGATGTTATCTGTGAATTCTCTAATGGTGGGTTTTGTCTtgtcaaattagggttttcaatttgtgTCCACTCTCTTCCTTTTTCTGTGGGCCTTTTGATTCCTTCATCGACGAACGCTGCGAAAGCCCGACATTACTGTGAGTCTTGTTGCGTAATCCTTTCACTGTTAAGAATTTGAATTTGTAATGCATTTTGTaaattagggtttttggttATATGGCTTTCGGGGCTTTGTTGTTTTGTTAGAGATTAATGCTTAGTGAATGTGTCAATTTTCTGTAGTAAAGGGatttcttttgattttgtagACAATTCTTTGTAGTAAGTTTCGAATTCATCGTTTTATTATTACCATTAGATTTTTCTAAGCttcactttttttatttttttatttattttttaatttctgtGGAGAAATATGATAATTATATCTCCTATTAACATATGTCCTGCATAATTTTTTTAAGAGCTATTATCGACTTGTGCTTGTCTTTTCTTTATACTGCATCGGgtgggtatttttttttttttaccctttCTTTTCCTGTTTTGTATCTCTtaggaattttttattttttataattttgattCTATTTGTTGCTAGTTTTGATAGCATAATTGATTTTCCAATCAGGGTTGAAGGTGAGATTCAGTGTGGGAAAAGATGTCATCACCATATCCCAAACTTGACAATCGAACAATTGATCAGTGGAAGGTTACTGAGTTGAAAGAAGAGCTTAAGAGGCGGAAATTGACAACCAAGGGTTTGAAGGACGATTTGATCAAACGTTTGGATGAGGCAATTCGAATTGAAAAGGAAAATGCCGAGAGGCTTGAAAGGGAAAATGCCGAGAGGCTCGAAAGGGAAAATGCCGAGAGGCTGGAAAGGGAGAATGCTGAGAGGCTCGAAAGGGAAAATGCTGAGAGGCTAGCAAGGGAAAATGCTGAGAGGCTGGAAAGGGAAATTGCCGAGAAGATTGTAAGGGAAAATGCCGAAAAGAATATAGAGGGTAATGCTGAGAAGGTGGATAATGGTTTTAATACTGATTGGGAGCGACATGCAGTGGATGCTAAAACAACTACAGGCTTCATTGATGGGCAGGAAAAGGCTGAAAACGTTGTCATTGGTGGTAGTGCAGCAGCATTGAATCAAGGCAATATCGAAGAGGATTATGTTCTTGTGGATAAACATGATGCTGCTATTGTTGGAGAGGAGATGATTGTTCAATCAACTACTGTTGAAACCACTGTTACTGTCACTGAGAATGTGGTAGAATATTTAGATTTAGGTGGGCAAGGTTCACAGAACACTGAAGCAAAGAAGACGAATGAGAATTCAAAACCACAGCTAGAGAATGAGGATCCAAAGCCCCAGCTGGAGAATGAGGATCCAGAGCCCATGCGGGAGAGTCTGGTTTCAAAGCCCCAGTTGGAGAATGAGGATCCAAAGCCCCAGCTGGAGAATGAGGATCCAGAGCCCATGCGGGAGAGTCTGGATTCAAAGCCCCAGTTGGAGAATGTTGATCCAAAGCCCCAGCTGGAGAGTGAGAGTTTAGATGCTACACCCAAGGATGCCGTGCTCGACTCTTCTGCCCCAAACTACCAGGTATCTGAGGTCAGCACTGTTTTAGGGTCTGAAGTAAACTATGATTATATTTCTACTGATACTGTGTCAATTAATGAAAAGATTGAACTAAAGGATAATATAATTGCTGATCATGTCAAATTAGAATTAGATGTTAAGCCGGAGATGGTGGACCCATCATCCAGTGCTGTTGTCCCAGTCAATGGTGATTCACATCCAATGGATGCTGAAGAGCCACCTGAGAGCAAGGCATCTGTTAGAGAGAAAGATGACAACTATGATACTAATGCAGACATTAGCAAGAAAAATGATAGTGTGGATGTGGGGTACTcagaaaaattaaatttggaGAGAAGTTCTGGAGATGATTCTATGGAAGAGGATGTGCTGGACAGTAAACAAATTGATTCAAAGTATAGTTCTGATTATGTGGGAGATAGGGTTGAGAAAACTGAAGAACCTATTGCATTGGAGGATAGTCATGTTGATGTTGTGGGAGATGATAATTCCTCTGATAAAATGGATACAAGTGTTGATAACAAGAATCATCCAGCTCTTCCTGCTGAGAAAAGAAAGCTTAATGGTGAGTTACAACTGAATTTGTTGATTAGTTATATTTCAACCCATTTGTTACATTTAAAATCTGTGGAAACACCTTTCAGCATTTCTTTAAATCTTTGATATATTTGCTCTCAGATATCTGCATAAGTAATAAAATTGATTCGCATAAGACTAGTATCTCTTCAAGAGGACTTGTTGATGCCATTCTTGTGGTATTTGCTGAACGTtaatttaggtttttttttttttttttttttccctgggGTTTTCTTTTAGTAGATACTTTGAAGCATGTAGTGGTAAGGATAATGTTTTctgaaaaattaaaatgtaaGGAAGGAATTAATTGGTACTGTATTTTAAGTGGCATACAATTTGGACAGGTTGCTAGTCAGTCTATAGAAATTTAGGCTCTTTCTTAGATTTTTTTGTCTTGCACAGTATATTTTCTTTCTACATCAATTCACAGGTATTTTGAAGAGTCCTTTTTATAAGCATATCCTTTCCTCTTCTGCCTGTAAGCTCCTCTTGTTTTCATTCCTgatgatttttcttttgttcattcCTATAGATAAAGCAGCAGTTGTGACCAATGAGCCTGCTGTAAAGAGGCGCAGGTGGAACTCTGAAAACTTGAAAGTTCCAGAGCCACAAAACTCTATTCAAACACCTACCACCACACCCAAAGATACTTCTCAGACCCCCATTCTGAAGCGTAACTTTTCGAGATCAAACTCTACAATTGGTGAGGAT encodes the following:
- the LOC133724360 gene encoding uncharacterized protein LOC133724360; translation: MSSPYPKLDNRTIDQWKVTELKEELKRRKLTTKGLKDDLIKRLDEAIRIEKENAERLERENAERLERENAERLERENAERLERENAERLARENAERLEREIAEKIVRENAEKNIEGNAEKVDNGFNTDWERHAVDAKTTTGFIDGQEKAENVVIGGSAAALNQGNIEEDYVLVDKHDAAIVGEEMIVQSTTVETTVTVTENVVEYLDLGGQGSQNTEAKKTNENSKPQLENEDPKPQLENEDPEPMRESLVSKPQLENEDPKPQLENEDPEPMRESLDSKPQLENVDPKPQLESESLDATPKDAVLDSSAPNYQVSEVSTVLGSEVNYDYISTDTVSINEKIELKDNIIADHVKLELDVKPEMVDPSSSAVVPVNGDSHPMDAEEPPESKASVREKDDNYDTNADISKKNDSVDVGYSEKLNLERSSGDDSMEEDVLDSKQIDSKYSSDYVGDRVEKTEEPIALEDSHVDVVGDDNSSDKMDTSVDNKNHPALPAEKRKLNDKAAVVTNEPAVKRRRWNSENLKVPEPQNSIQTPTTTPKDTSQTPILKRNFSRSNSTIGEDSPKERVVPPSQKPPTNSLKIDHFLRPFTLKAVQELLGKTGKVTDFWMDHIKTHCFVTYSSVEEAVETRNAVYNLQWPTNGGRLLVADFVDPQEVQTRVQNPQTPATPVSAPVAPAFSATSQHQPSPRLSKQQLQQQLPPPPSLPPPPPLSTLPPARERLPLPPPPPLSEKLDPPIVTLDDLFRKTKATPRIYYLPLSQEQVEAKLAAQARNPKQ
- the LOC133724361 gene encoding uncharacterized protein LOC133724361, translated to MNLISVSGSWSEEAIIIQERPPTLLTGLAVQEGRRRMSKYGLNLRPQQKKQPPRPPLRKPVGFGDDDDNDVEREISRHATKNKSLRDIEEQQRKALEQDPSVFDYDGVYDDMKQKAIQPRAQDHQERKSRYIQQLMKKAEERNREHEISFERKLAKERSQEDHLYADKDKFVTKAYKKKLAEQAKWMEEDRLRQLREEKDDVTKKTDLSEFYFNLEKNVAFGAEDAKLRKEKQAELTKLEKQAEVSEPEKQFELKKLAKLDEGEIAGAPMPLESPRVREGDEGENTTMSETVEPSDEKPASNTSAQEKLSAEQQPADQPKVNHHKRGEDAVAAAKERFLARKRAKEQQKYYEN